In one window of Williamwhitmania sp. DNA:
- a CDS encoding BamA/TamA family outer membrane protein → MWKNNNRWAPITIGLLSVCVPLFSQVKPVEVLPDSVSRGQNSFLVIPTAIYAPETRWAFGLSSGYYFSKDNSRKVSNIQGDLTYTLNDQFKASISPKVFSDDKRSFYSGRVVAMNYPDKFYGIGRHADSSQNYTWKNLSFLLQRQKVIFADLMLGVQMFIDYGRMKDSLPLSRYANEEIRGNGEYLTAALGALATWDSRDNMFFARTGSFYKLSLLVNSKIFLSDCDYSRFTIDIREFGLLTRRISLGFQYFGDFTWGEVPFQRLPMEGGSDILRGVRQGRYRDKMMMATQLELRANIFRRLYATTFIAAADVAPVVNEFLIKESNISFGGGFRYRLNKAGVNLRFDTGYSPGGKPLYYFTALEAF, encoded by the coding sequence ATGTGGAAAAACAATAACCGCTGGGCTCCAATTACAATTGGCTTGCTTAGCGTTTGCGTCCCTCTTTTCTCTCAGGTAAAGCCAGTTGAGGTTTTACCCGATTCGGTTAGCCGTGGCCAGAATAGTTTTTTGGTGATCCCCACAGCAATTTATGCTCCTGAAACTCGTTGGGCATTTGGACTCTCTTCCGGTTACTACTTCTCCAAAGACAACAGCCGAAAGGTCTCGAACATTCAGGGAGATTTAACATACACGCTCAACGATCAGTTTAAGGCATCCATCTCCCCAAAGGTTTTTTCTGACGATAAGCGAAGCTTCTACTCAGGTAGGGTGGTGGCCATGAACTATCCCGATAAGTTTTATGGTATTGGTCGGCATGCCGATAGTAGCCAAAATTATACGTGGAAAAATCTCTCCTTTTTGCTTCAGCGTCAGAAAGTGATTTTTGCCGATCTCATGCTGGGCGTTCAAATGTTCATTGATTATGGCAGGATGAAGGATTCCCTTCCCTTAAGCCGTTATGCAAATGAAGAAATTAGAGGTAACGGGGAATATCTTACCGCAGCACTTGGTGCGCTGGCTACTTGGGACAGCCGTGATAATATGTTTTTTGCAAGAACCGGTAGTTTTTATAAGCTCTCGTTGCTTGTGAACAGTAAGATTTTTTTAAGCGATTGTGATTACTCCCGTTTCACCATAGATATTCGTGAATTTGGGTTACTTACACGAAGAATTTCGTTGGGTTTCCAATATTTTGGTGATTTTACTTGGGGTGAGGTACCATTTCAACGGTTACCGATGGAGGGTGGTTCTGATATACTTCGAGGAGTAAGGCAGGGGCGTTACCGCGACAAGATGATGATGGCGACGCAGCTTGAGCTTCGGGCCAATATCTTTCGTCGGCTTTATGCCACAACTTTTATAGCGGCAGCTGATGTTGCTCCTGTTGTAAACGAATTTCTTATAAAAGAGTCCAACATTTCGTTTGGGGGTGGGTTTCGTTATAGGCTGAATAAGGCTGGCGTAAACCTCCGCTTCGACACAGGATATTCACCAGGGGGTAAACCTCTTTATTACTTTACTGCGCTGGAGGCCTTTTAG
- a CDS encoding C69 family dipeptidase yields the protein MKKYFLYLVVSVVLTNQGSACTNLIVTKGASHNGSAYIVYTCDGEFLPHLRYDPARTAKPGEVIRLMNWETGATGTIPEVAQTYAAVGPHINEYQVAIGETTFGGREELWDKTKPLHYWQMMQMALERSRTAREAVEVLTNLVGTYGYGSTGESFSIVDPNEAWLLEMIGSGGDESGPIWVAVKIPDGYVCAHANHSRIGEFPLDKPEECIYSKNVISFAVKKGYYNPKSGKPFQFNQAYDPADPTKLRYCETRVWSLFNRIAPSMHLSMDYNRGVQGAKRYPLWIKPDKKLRLQDVMALIRDHYEGTSIEMTKGLAAGPFGSPDYWRPLTFQVDSVQGTWERCISTYNTGFSFIAQLRGWLPNPIGGILWYGVDDTYTTCYFPIYAGVTDVPKPFTEGTLRHFSMNSAWWIFNLVANYANLKYSYMVKDIQKVQQQMEADFRSEILEMDSKALALKNDPEKMHAALTQFSVDAGNKVFSKWTELLFDLITRYNDGYVQDSLGNPQQVGYPQEWYRRALKDNPGIAIPVWYENQESKEPTNF from the coding sequence ATGAAGAAGTATTTTCTTTACCTTGTTGTGAGCGTGGTTCTCACAAATCAGGGCAGTGCCTGTACTAACCTAATTGTCACCAAGGGCGCATCTCATAATGGTTCAGCCTATATCGTCTATACCTGTGATGGTGAATTTCTTCCACACCTGCGCTACGATCCGGCGAGAACAGCTAAGCCAGGCGAGGTAATCCGTTTAATGAACTGGGAAACTGGAGCCACCGGAACCATTCCAGAAGTAGCTCAAACCTATGCCGCCGTTGGCCCACATATCAACGAGTACCAGGTGGCAATTGGTGAAACTACATTTGGCGGGCGCGAGGAGCTTTGGGATAAAACCAAACCATTACACTACTGGCAAATGATGCAGATGGCCCTTGAGCGATCGCGTACGGCTCGCGAGGCGGTTGAAGTACTTACAAACCTTGTTGGAACATACGGATACGGCAGCACGGGCGAGTCATTTTCTATTGTCGATCCAAACGAAGCTTGGCTACTCGAAATGATTGGAAGCGGCGGTGATGAATCTGGCCCGATTTGGGTGGCGGTAAAAATCCCGGATGGATATGTATGTGCACATGCCAACCATTCCCGCATTGGAGAATTCCCGCTCGATAAGCCCGAAGAGTGTATTTACTCAAAAAATGTAATATCGTTCGCGGTAAAAAAGGGCTACTACAATCCAAAGTCGGGCAAGCCATTTCAGTTTAACCAGGCCTACGACCCCGCTGATCCAACCAAGCTGCGCTATTGTGAAACCCGGGTGTGGAGTCTCTTCAACCGAATTGCCCCAAGTATGCACCTTTCTATGGATTACAACAGAGGAGTTCAAGGTGCCAAACGCTATCCATTGTGGATAAAGCCCGACAAGAAGTTGAGGCTTCAGGATGTGATGGCCCTTATTCGTGATCATTATGAGGGAACCTCCATTGAAATGACCAAAGGACTTGCCGCTGGTCCGTTTGGTTCTCCCGATTATTGGAGGCCATTGACCTTTCAGGTTGATTCGGTGCAGGGAACGTGGGAGCGATGCATTTCTACCTATAATACAGGCTTCTCCTTTATTGCTCAGTTACGAGGATGGTTGCCAAACCCAATAGGTGGAATATTATGGTATGGCGTGGACGACACCTATACCACCTGCTACTTTCCCATTTATGCCGGAGTTACCGATGTCCCAAAGCCATTTACAGAGGGGACACTTCGACACTTTTCCATGAATTCGGCCTGGTGGATTTTTAACCTTGTGGCCAACTATGCCAACCTTAAGTACAGCTATATGGTTAAGGATATTCAAAAGGTTCAGCAGCAGATGGAGGCGGATTTTCGCAGCGAAATACTAGAAATGGATAGTAAGGCGCTGGCGTTGAAGAATGATCCGGAGAAAATGCACGCCGCGTTGACTCAGTTTTCGGTAGATGCTGGCAATAAGGTCTTTAGTAAGTGGACGGAGCTGCTCTTCGACCTGATTACACGCTACAACGATGGCTATGTGCAGGACAGCCTTGGCAATCCACAGCAGGTTGGATATCCGCAGGAATGGTATCGTAGAGCCCTGAAAGATAATCCCGGTATAGCCATTCCTGTGTGGTATGAGAATCAGGAATCAAAAGAGCCAACAAATTTTTAA
- a CDS encoding T9SS type A sorting domain-containing protein, translating into MKTAIVKTTKVAVLTAISLFAASTQAVSQDQPHKSATWNSDSDTIIISPWDNNIVLDLRTMPNGDSLERVIKKSLHNFYFNSDSISQEINRAMAGMWVNLDSLNDQITLPEMQFFSDDSDFLMEEDTVGRPHKQQIEVEQFDSSNPKEMQEMLKKLEVEGKLPQKGEYSGLKVYRITRGDSSEQKVYLQPKGKEEWIDAATGKPVKDGHYGYFFNPKGKKHVMVLSRAVITKSGKPGNCKTEKIIVNSKGGKQIKIIISDKDSTNAVGPKSKSYVVMVNQNSYKKKVKKIVMKKMESTLIVSDPSNEEIAMLEKGGFKKEKSDKKIPDGNLSVGLESSESTNNLTLAFTPAASGKLTVKIAGEEGKILVNDTQSVSDSFKKSYKLDKPTGNYFLQLVFDGRSITRKIVIK; encoded by the coding sequence ATGAAAACAGCTATTGTAAAAACGACAAAAGTGGCGGTGCTTACAGCTATTTCCCTTTTTGCAGCCTCCACCCAAGCGGTATCGCAAGATCAACCGCACAAAAGCGCTACTTGGAATAGCGACAGCGACACCATTATCATTTCGCCTTGGGATAATAACATTGTCTTGGACTTAAGAACCATGCCAAACGGTGACAGCTTAGAGCGAGTGATAAAAAAATCGCTCCACAACTTTTACTTCAACTCCGACTCCATTTCCCAAGAGATAAATAGGGCTATGGCCGGGATGTGGGTCAACCTAGATAGCCTTAACGACCAAATAACCCTTCCTGAAATGCAGTTCTTTTCGGACGATTCGGACTTCCTTATGGAAGAAGATACCGTTGGTCGTCCGCACAAACAACAGATCGAAGTTGAACAGTTTGATTCATCCAACCCCAAAGAGATGCAAGAAATGCTTAAAAAACTAGAAGTTGAAGGGAAATTACCCCAGAAGGGAGAGTATTCAGGATTAAAGGTTTACCGAATTACTCGTGGAGATTCTTCCGAACAAAAGGTGTATTTGCAACCCAAGGGCAAGGAGGAATGGATTGATGCAGCAACGGGAAAACCAGTAAAAGATGGACATTACGGCTACTTTTTCAACCCCAAAGGTAAAAAGCATGTAATGGTGCTTTCTCGAGCCGTCATAACAAAATCGGGTAAGCCAGGCAACTGTAAAACCGAAAAAATAATTGTTAATTCAAAGGGGGGTAAGCAGATTAAAATCATTATCTCCGACAAAGACTCTACCAATGCTGTCGGACCAAAGAGCAAATCATACGTTGTTATGGTTAACCAAAATTCCTATAAGAAAAAGGTGAAAAAAATAGTGATGAAAAAAATGGAATCGACCTTAATTGTATCCGATCCTTCCAACGAAGAGATTGCCATGCTTGAAAAAGGTGGATTTAAAAAGGAAAAGAGTGATAAAAAAATCCCCGATGGCAATCTCTCTGTTGGATTGGAATCGTCGGAATCGACAAACAACTTAACCCTTGCATTTACACCAGCGGCAAGCGGTAAGTTAACCGTTAAAATTGCTGGGGAAGAGGGGAAAATTCTCGTGAATGATACCCAGAGTGTCTCGGACTCATTCAAAAAAAGTTACAAGCTCGACAAACCAACAGGTAATTACTTTCTGCAACTTGTTTTCGACGGAAGAAGCATTACTCGTAAAATCGTAATCAAGTAG
- a CDS encoding HAMP domain-containing sensor histidine kinase: protein MLLASELDKDSLVAPAFQTPKIRHKGHGKQIREESEIVYTGPDKPVTLSQKSIKVRSKGKGKSSVYFFSDSVLAPESMQVKSTVERINVDSIEAVIAEAIHKSTNSLNATIANNHFKMEWIVNELGKNGSRVVTHTINSQSDDSITGRAQWLELVRNAYKNKLNIMRQIAVDADASKLPLEKRVDFKGLEKMVDEELTAKGVSPAAKICVTSGPTSRMVFSSKGYDSLYVGHIYKTALFPENIIPLTDTLHVYLPLRRRQIYSSAFVPGVASLVFTLIMVITFYLSLRTIVRQKKLADMKADFINNMTHELKTPIATIRLAVDSIENTKTISNPENIKYFTAAIRDENFRMNRMVEQVLQAARLERKELRLVFTEINFGALVDAVVAKMQIMAKERGGFIRFEPALGELYIHGDHAHLESMVTNLIDNAIKYSSGVPQVTVFVGLSLGDVVLTVEDKGIGMSRDEQRRVFEKFYRVPHGNVHNVKGFGLGLSYVKEVVELHGGVVKLKSEQGKGSSFSVFIPERKANNE from the coding sequence GTGCTCTTGGCAAGTGAGTTGGATAAAGATAGCCTTGTTGCTCCAGCATTTCAAACTCCCAAAATTCGGCACAAGGGGCATGGTAAACAGATTCGGGAAGAGAGCGAAATTGTTTATACCGGTCCCGATAAGCCAGTTACATTATCGCAAAAATCCATAAAGGTCAGGAGCAAGGGAAAAGGGAAATCCTCGGTATATTTCTTCTCCGACTCTGTTTTGGCGCCGGAGAGTATGCAGGTGAAATCTACGGTTGAGCGAATCAATGTAGACTCTATAGAGGCGGTAATTGCGGAAGCGATTCACAAGTCGACAAATAGCCTTAACGCAACTATTGCCAACAACCACTTTAAGATGGAGTGGATCGTGAATGAGTTGGGTAAGAATGGTAGTCGGGTTGTGACACATACCATAAATAGCCAGAGTGATGATTCCATTACTGGGCGGGCGCAATGGCTGGAGCTGGTTCGCAATGCCTATAAAAATAAGTTAAACATCATGCGGCAAATTGCTGTTGATGCCGATGCATCTAAGCTGCCGCTTGAAAAACGAGTCGACTTTAAGGGGCTCGAAAAGATGGTGGATGAGGAGCTCACTGCAAAAGGAGTATCTCCAGCAGCAAAGATTTGCGTTACCAGTGGACCTACCTCCCGAATGGTTTTTTCCTCTAAGGGTTATGATAGCCTTTATGTTGGTCACATTTATAAAACGGCACTTTTCCCCGAGAACATTATACCGCTTACCGATACGCTGCACGTTTATCTTCCCCTTAGGCGGAGGCAGATATACTCATCGGCTTTTGTACCAGGTGTGGCATCACTGGTGTTTACCTTAATTATGGTTATTACTTTTTACCTTTCGTTGAGGACAATTGTGAGGCAGAAGAAGTTGGCTGATATGAAAGCCGATTTCATTAACAACATGACACACGAGCTAAAAACACCCATTGCCACAATTCGACTGGCCGTGGATTCGATAGAAAACACGAAGACGATTAGCAATCCCGAAAACATAAAGTACTTCACTGCGGCAATCCGCGATGAGAACTTTAGAATGAATAGGATGGTTGAACAGGTGCTACAGGCTGCCCGCTTGGAGCGTAAAGAGTTACGTCTTGTTTTCACTGAAATAAATTTTGGTGCTTTGGTGGATGCGGTGGTTGCTAAAATGCAAATTATGGCAAAAGAACGAGGTGGATTTATTCGTTTTGAGCCCGCTTTGGGTGAGTTATATATCCATGGCGATCATGCACACTTGGAGAGCATGGTCACGAACCTCATCGACAATGCTATAAAGTACTCATCCGGTGTTCCGCAAGTAACTGTATTTGTAGGTTTGAGCCTTGGAGATGTGGTGCTAACTGTTGAGGACAAGGGAATTGGCATGAGCCGGGATGAGCAGCGGAGAGTCTTTGAGAAATTTTACCGAGTGCCGCATGGCAATGTCCACAATGTAAAGGGATTTGGTTTGGGGTTGAGCTACGTTAAGGAGGTGGTTGAGCTGCACGGGGGAGTTGTAAAGCTAAAAAGTGAGCAAGGAAAAGGATCTTCCTTTTCTGTTTTTATTCCCGAAAGAAAGGCTAACAATGAATAG
- a CDS encoding response regulator transcription factor has product MNRSAKLLLVEDDVNFGAVLKAYLQMNDFTVTLISDGSSAKAQYKVGAHDLCILDVMLPGLDGFTLAKHIRMVDPDVSFIFLTAKSMKEDVVAGYGLGADDYITKPFDSELLLLKIQAILRRSNVGQILHPAILQEIRLGRFTLATDTRTLRIDSVVHRLSPREFDLLLLLNEHRNLVLEREETLRQIWGDFSYFTARSMDVYIARLRKYLADDPSIVIENIHGTGFILRVSDSD; this is encoded by the coding sequence ATGAATAGGAGTGCAAAACTATTATTGGTTGAGGATGATGTAAACTTTGGCGCAGTGCTAAAAGCTTACCTTCAAATGAACGACTTCACGGTAACCCTCATCTCCGATGGATCTTCGGCAAAGGCTCAGTATAAGGTGGGTGCACACGACCTCTGCATTCTTGATGTTATGCTACCCGGATTGGACGGATTTACTCTAGCAAAGCACATACGAATGGTCGATCCCGATGTGTCGTTCATTTTTCTTACTGCGAAATCCATGAAGGAGGACGTGGTGGCGGGCTATGGTTTAGGTGCCGACGATTACATTACAAAACCATTTGATTCAGAGTTGTTGCTTCTCAAAATTCAAGCTATTCTGCGGCGGTCTAATGTTGGACAGATCCTACACCCGGCAATTTTGCAGGAGATTAGGTTGGGTCGGTTTACCCTCGCCACCGACACCAGAACACTAAGGATTGATAGTGTAGTACACCGACTTTCACCAAGGGAATTTGATCTTTTGCTTTTGCTGAACGAGCATCGGAATCTTGTGCTCGAGCGGGAAGAGACTTTGCGCCAGATTTGGGGTGACTTTTCTTACTTTACAGCACGAAGCATGGACGTATACATTGCAAGACTGCGGAAATATCTGGCCGATGATCCTTCCATCGTTATTGAAAATATTCACGGAACAGGTTTCATACTAAGGGTTTCCGATTCTGATTGA
- the dnaG gene encoding DNA primase — protein MIDSATVERIMAAASIQEVVQDFVSLKKRGVNYLGLCPFHNEKTPSFTVSPAKGIFKCFGCGKGGNSVNFVMELEHLSYYDALKYLAKKYNIEVKERELSQDEVRQNDDRESMMVLNAWAQRHFSDTLYHHVDGKNIGLGYLKERGMRDETVKKFQLGYALDSRDAFSQAALRQGYKKEYLVKTGLTIDNEHGLMDRFFGRVIFPIHSISGRVIGFGGRILRNDKKTAKYLNSPESEVYHKSQTLYGIYFAKQAITRENKCLLVEGYTDVISLHQAGVENVVASSGTSLTIEQIRLIKRFTPNVTILYDGDAAGIKASLRGIDLVLEEGLNVRVLLLPEGEDPDSFARTRSASELLAFIGEKEEDFISFKTHLLLEDAGKDPVLRANLISDIVRSISSIPDAITRTVYTRECSRMLDIEERVLFSEVGTNRRKKYDAEQQKAPAFNTPYQEHKELALPSFIQGVFCEEQEKELIYYLLKFGSQELYKFDDATTGEVVSVSIASYIISEVKNDELEFTNLAYRQLFDEYYRMMETGLIPEARNFLHHPDVAVSELAVNILSSEHHASKLWEKHSAHVETEEMILSKAVPKAVIVYKTKIIQTVMGKLLTQLSEHSKNGELDGVNNILTQFSQLTALKMKLAKELDRVVL, from the coding sequence ATGATTGATTCAGCTACAGTAGAGCGCATTATGGCCGCGGCCAGCATACAGGAGGTGGTTCAGGATTTTGTATCGCTGAAGAAGCGGGGAGTCAACTATTTGGGTCTATGTCCTTTTCACAACGAAAAAACGCCATCGTTTACTGTTTCTCCGGCCAAAGGGATTTTTAAGTGCTTTGGTTGCGGCAAGGGGGGGAACTCGGTAAATTTTGTCATGGAGCTGGAGCATCTTAGCTACTACGATGCACTTAAATATCTAGCCAAGAAATACAATATTGAGGTAAAGGAGCGCGAGCTTAGCCAGGACGAGGTGCGCCAAAATGACGACCGCGAGAGCATGATGGTACTGAATGCCTGGGCTCAGCGACACTTCTCCGACACGCTTTACCATCACGTTGACGGAAAAAATATTGGCTTAGGGTACCTCAAGGAGCGTGGCATGCGTGACGAAACCGTTAAAAAGTTTCAGCTAGGCTACGCCCTCGATAGCCGCGATGCATTTAGCCAAGCCGCCCTTCGACAAGGATATAAGAAGGAGTATCTCGTAAAGACAGGACTTACCATCGACAATGAGCATGGGCTAATGGATCGATTTTTTGGCAGAGTCATCTTCCCCATTCACTCCATTAGCGGCAGGGTTATCGGATTTGGTGGCCGTATTCTCCGTAACGATAAGAAGACGGCAAAGTATTTAAACTCCCCGGAGAGCGAGGTATACCACAAAAGTCAAACCCTTTATGGAATATACTTTGCCAAACAGGCCATAACGCGCGAAAACAAATGTCTTCTGGTGGAGGGCTATACCGACGTTATTTCGCTGCACCAAGCTGGAGTAGAGAATGTGGTTGCCAGTTCGGGAACCTCCCTAACTATTGAGCAGATTAGGCTCATCAAGCGCTTTACTCCTAACGTTACCATTTTATACGACGGTGATGCGGCAGGAATAAAGGCGTCGCTTCGTGGAATCGACCTCGTGCTTGAAGAGGGATTGAACGTAAGGGTATTGTTGCTACCTGAGGGGGAGGACCCCGATTCCTTTGCTAGAACACGTTCGGCAAGTGAGCTCCTTGCATTTATTGGGGAGAAGGAGGAGGATTTTATTTCGTTTAAAACGCACCTACTACTGGAAGACGCAGGAAAGGACCCTGTGTTACGGGCAAATCTGATCTCGGATATTGTCCGATCCATTAGTTCCATTCCCGACGCTATCACCCGCACAGTCTATACCCGAGAGTGCAGTAGAATGCTCGACATTGAAGAGCGGGTTCTTTTTTCGGAGGTTGGAACCAACAGAAGGAAGAAGTATGATGCTGAGCAGCAAAAGGCGCCGGCATTCAATACGCCATATCAAGAGCATAAGGAGCTGGCGCTACCCTCGTTTATTCAGGGTGTTTTTTGTGAGGAACAAGAAAAAGAGTTAATATACTACCTGCTAAAGTTTGGTAGCCAGGAACTTTACAAATTCGATGACGCAACAACTGGTGAAGTTGTATCTGTATCCATTGCCAGCTATATAATTTCAGAGGTAAAAAACGATGAGTTGGAATTTACAAACCTAGCTTACCGTCAACTATTTGATGAGTATTATCGGATGATGGAAACTGGGCTAATCCCGGAAGCTCGAAACTTTCTCCACCATCCTGATGTAGCGGTGAGTGAGCTTGCTGTAAATATTCTGAGTTCGGAACACCATGCCAGCAAGCTGTGGGAAAAGCACAGCGCACATGTCGAAACCGAGGAGATGATTCTTAGCAAGGCCGTACCTAAGGCTGTGATTGTTTATAAGACTAAGATTATTCAAACCGTAATGGGAAAACTCCTGACGCAGCTGTCGGAACATTCTAAAAACGGAGAACTCGATGGCGTAAACAACATTTTAACACAGTTTTCGCAGCTTACAGCGCTTAAAATGAAGCTTGCAAAAGAGTTGGATCGTGTTGTATTATAG